A window of Elephas maximus indicus isolate mEleMax1 chromosome X, mEleMax1 primary haplotype, whole genome shotgun sequence genomic DNA:
GTCAGCTCCTTTAAACAATTTTCAACGTGATGAAGACATAGCTGAGTGATATTTTAGAAGTTTAGAAGCAAAGGTGGTCTGTGCCCTTTTTGCCATAACTTTCTTTATTGCCCCTTTAAcatccttgttcctcaggctgtataTCAGGGGGTTCAACATGGGTGTCAAAGCCCCATAGAACACTGAGATAAACTTGTCCTGGTCTGGTGAGGACTTTGACTGAGGTTTCATATACATGGAGATCGCTGCCCCATAGAATATTGTCACCACAGTCAGGTGAGACCCGCAGGTGGAAAAGGCTTTGAACCTACCCTGGGCTGTGCGAATCTTCAGGACAGCAGCAGCAATTTGAATATAGGAGAGGAGAACAAACCCAAAGGGTAGAAGCAGGGTGAAGATACCAGTGATGAGGATCATAAGCTCATTGAGACTGGTATCAGAACAGGCCAGCTTAAGAAGGGAGAGGATCTCGCAGACAAAATGGTTGATGACATTAGCCTCACAGAAGCGAAGTCGCAAGGATAAGATGAGCATGGCAGTGAGCACCAGTGATGCCCCCCATGACATAGCAGCCAGCCAGGCACACACTGGACCATTCATGACCACAGAATAGCGCAGGGGATTGCTGATAGCAACCACACGGTCATAGGCCATGATGGCCAGTAGGAGACACTCTGCTGTGGCCAAGACCAAAGAGACACTCATTTGGGTCAAACATCGTAGGTAAGAGAGGTAGGGATGAGTAGAGAAACAGTGCACCAAGGCTTGAGGCATGGAGACTGTTCCATAGCAAAGGTCTAAGAAAGACAAGTTACTAAGGAAGAAATACATTGGAGTGTGGAGGCGGGGGTCAAAGTGGACAAGAAAGATGATAAGTCCATTCCCCAACAAGGTGCTGAGGTAAGTTATCAGCACCAATGTGAAAAACGTGACTCTCCATTCAGGATAGTTAGAAATGCCAATAAGAAGAAATTCAGTCATTGCTGTAGCATTGTCCATGGCCATCCTTCCCACCTGTCACTATTCATTGGATGGGTGCCAAATGCAGCTGCCTAATTTTACCTGCAAGAATGAGAATAAAGATGGAGCACATGACAAAAGTGAAAAGAATTAGGATGTCCAGGATCATTATCTTTGTCCTTTTCAAAGGACACAGAGCATAAATGGAATATCTGTAATGGGAACAGAGGTAAAGCTTAAaatctgcccccccccccaggaaAACACTTAGTTCTCTGTTCTTTTGAAAATACGTATATAAAAAGTTCTCCAGTTCTCCTCTGCCAGATGCCTTCTTGGATAATTTTCCCAACtaagaagagaggaaagggagGCCATCTTCCTGGCTCTCTCACTTGTTCTCCATTTTCCAGGGTAAACCTGATACATAGACATAGTTGAGCATCAGTCAGCTTGCGTTactgatctctttttttttatcaagaggATACCTTGTGGTAGACGAGATGATGTAGCTAAAATGTTGccttttttgtgtcttttttgtaTTTGCCTCCATTTTCCCACAGTGCCCATACGTACCGCATATTATTATATAGAGTAGTTCATGGAGTCCTTGTGATCTGTGGGAGCCCTCTACTAATATTCCCTGTTGAAATTACATTTCCAGCTTCTTCTGTGGTTTCGTGTTGTGGTTGCTAAGCctctgttgttgtcgttgttgtcaggtgccgttgagtcggttccgactcatagcgaccctacgcacaacagaacgaaacactgcccggtcctgcaccatcctcacagttgttgttatgcttgagctgattgttgcagccactgtgtcaatccacctcgtttaggatcttcctcttttttgatgaccctgtactctgccaagcatgatgtccttctccagggactgatccctcctgacaacatgtccaaagtatttaagaggcagtctcgccatccttgcttctaaggagcattctggctgtacttcttctaaaacagatttgtttcttcttttggcagtccgtggtatattcaatattcttcaccaacaccacaattcaaaggcgtcaactcttcttcagtcttccttattcattgtccagctttcacatgcatatgatgcaattgaaaacaccatggcttgggtcaggcacaccttagtcttcaaggtgacatctttgctcttcaacactttaaagaggtcctttgcagcagatttgcccaatgcaatgcatcttttgatttcttgactgctgcttccatgggtgttgattgtagatccaagtaaaatgaaatccttgacaacttcaaccttttctccatttatcatgatgttgctcattgatccacttgtgaggatttttgttttctgtacgttgaggtgtaatccatactgaaggctgtgatctttgaccttcattagtgagtgtttcaagtcctcttcactttcagcatgcaagattgtgtcatctacataacacaggttgttaaagagtcttcctccaatcctgatgccccgttcttcttcatatagtccagcttctcatattatttgttcagcatacagattaaataggtatggtgaaagaatgcaaccctgatgcacacctttcctgactttaaaccaatcagtatcctcttgttctgtccgaacaactgcctcttgatctatgtaaaggttcctcatgagcacaattaagtgttctggaattcccattcttcctaatgttatccatagtttcttatgatccacacagtcaaatgcctttgtataatcaataaaacacaggtaaacatccttctggcattctctggtttcagccaggatccatctgacatcagcaatgatatccctggttccacgtcctcttctgaaaccggcctgaatttctggcagttccctgtcgatataccactgcagccatttttgaatgatcttcagcagaattttgcttgcatgtgatattaatgatattgttctataatttccacattcagttggatcacctttcttgggaataggcataaatatggatctcttccaatcagttggccaggaagctgtcttccatatttcttggcatagacgagtgagcacctccagcgctgcatctgtttgttgaaacatctcaattgatattccatcaattcctggagcctagtttttcgccaatgccttcagagcatcttggacttcttccttcagtaccatcggttcctgatcatatgtcaccccttgaaatggttgaatatcgactaattctttttggtataatgactctgtgtattccttccatcttcttttgatgcttcctgcatcatttaatattttcatcttggaatccttcactattgcaactcgaggcttgaattttttcttcatttctttcagcttgagaaacgccgagtgtgttcttcccttttggttttccatctccagctttttgcacatgtcattataatactttattttgtcttctggagaggtcctttgaaatcttctgttcagttcttttactttatcaattcttccttttgctttagctgctcgacgctcaagagcaagtttcagagtctcctctgacatccatcttggtcttttctttctttcctgtcttttcagtgacctcttgctttcttcatggatgatgtccttgatgtcattccacaactcatctggtcttcggtcactagtgttcaatgagtcaaatctattcttgagatggtctctaaattcaggtgggatatactcaaggtcataatttggctctcgtggacttgctctgattttcttcagtttcagcttgaacttgcatatgagcaaatgatggtctgttccacagttggcccctggccttgttctgactgatgatattgagcttttccatcgtctctttccacagatgtagtcaatttgattcctgtgtgttccatctggcaaggtccatgtgtacagtcgccgtttatgttggtgaaagaaggtatttgcaatgaagaagtcgttggtcttgcaaaattctatcattcaatctccggcattgtttccagcaccaaggccatattttccaactactgatccttcttctttgtttccaacttttgcattccaattgccagtaattaccaatgcatcttgattgcatgtttgatcaatttcagactgcagcagctaataaaaatcttctatttcttcatctttggccctagtggttggtgtgtatatttgaataatagtcgtactaactggtcttccttgtaggtgtatggatagtatcctatcactgacagcattgtacctcaggatagatcttgaaattttctttttgacgatgaatgcaacaccattcctcttcgagttgtcattcccagcacagtagatgatgtgattgtccaattcaaaatggcaaataccagtccatttcagctcactaatgcctaggatatcgatgtttatgcgttccatttcattttcgactatttccaattttcctagattcataatcgACGGCACTGGCCTCTGgtctcatacttcatacattccaggttccgattattaatggatgtttgcagctgtttcttctcattttgagtcgtgccacatcagcaaatgaaggtcccgaaagctttactccatccacatcattaaggtcgactctactttgaggaggtagcttttcccccatcatcttttgagtgccttccaacctgggggggctcatcttccagcactatatcagacaatgttctggtgctattcataaggttttcactggctaatgcttttcagaagtagactgccgggtccttcttcctagcctgtcttagtctggaagctcagctgaaacctgtcctccatgggtgaccctgctggtatctgaataccggtagcatagcctccagcatcccagcaacacacaagcccccacagcatgacaaactgacagacgtgggggAAGCCTCTGTTAGGAGTGTGAAAATCTAATATGATGTTTCTAAAAGTGTAGGTGGTAAGGAGAGGGTGTCAGTGACAAGCCTACCTGATAAGGCTCTCCAATCCTGACCACTTTCTAGCTGTTCAACTTGCCTTACTTTTCCTTATAGCACATTCCAACATATGAAATTACATTAACTATTTGAttgcttatttattatttatttcccaCTCAAATGTAAATTTATTGAGGAAGGGgactttgtgtgttttgtttactggtatatccctagcacctagaacagtgcctggggcATCACAAGAATTCAATAGATATAAAATAAATAGCTGAATATAGCAAGTCTCAGTCAGTAATGGATATTATTCAGAATCTACTTCTCTTGCCACCCGAattgatatcccttattccaagtCATTGTCATTACTCACCTGGGTTTTGTCAGTAACTTCTTTATTGGTTTCCTTGTTTCTGGCCTTGCCCCCGTTCAGTTCTAGTGATTAAGTTAAATTGTAAGTCAGATCAGGTTactcttccattaaaaaaattccaAGAGCTTCCCATTTCAACCTCATTAAGCACCAGTCTCCTTCTTATGAGCTACAAGGCCCTACATGCTTTGCTTCCCCGTTACTTCTCTGACTGCAGTTCCTACTACCCTCCCCTTGGCTCACTCTGCTCCAGTCACACTGGCCTATTCAATGTTCCTCAAACACACAAAGCATACCTCTTTTGCAGAGACTTTGATCTTGCTGCTTCATGTTAATGAACACTTTCCCCCTAGATCTTTGCGTGACTTACCCTCTCGCCTCCCTCAAGTCTTTATTCACAAGGCACCTTCTCAATGAGTCTATTCTGGGCCACCCTGTCTAAAAATGTATCTCCATCCCCTGACATTTTATATTCcccttttctgatttattttccttcttagAATTATTACTATCTAGGACTCTGTACGAGTTGTATATAATGAACCTTGTAGCTCATTAATAATTATGTTTACTGATTAACTCTCCTAACTACAAGGTAAGCTCAGTGAGGGGAGGGAATTTTGTTTGTTTCGCTCATTACTGCATACTCAAAACCTAGAATACTGCCTGGCACATGGGAGGTGCTCAgtatttcctgaatgaactggtGAATGAAGTTCTTTAGCCATTCCTTATTCAAAGACAGCCTCTTTTTCCATTTGTCTCTTCTCTTGACATTGCTGTTTATATGCCAAGAATCCCTTAATGTATATGTGCTCCTCACCGAGACTCACTCTCCCCTCTCTAATTCCCTCCCCGAAACTTCTGCTACTCACTGGCTAGGTGTCTGTGAACACGTTTTTCCCCCTCATGTGGCTTAAGTGCTCATTTTCAAATTAGTTAAAGTAAGTGAACTCTAAGAGACCTTCTAGAGTTAACGTACCAGAGTTCTCTGATTTACCTCagctaaaatgaaaacaaaacaaaaatctcaatGCTCCCCACATCACAGGGAATCTACCACATTTTCCTTGTTTGTTGGAGAGGTATGTGGGCTAGAGATGGGATTTTGTCAAGGGATAGGGTTTCTCTAACCATCTCTGAGATGGGAGGCTCACTTGGTCCTTAAAAGTCTACAGCAAGGAAGATTCCATAACTCCCCCCTTTCCCGTCCTGGTCACCAAGTGACCTATCTTTTTGTCTAATTCTTTAACTTGCTTAACGTCTCAGACAGGCTAACTACACAACAATGGTAAACCCATGAATATGGAGGTGTATGCCACTTGTGGAGTGGCAAACAAACGTAAGGGATGGAGGGGTCCTGCCTTCATAGGGCTGTCCTCAGAGCTTGAGATACCTAATGGTGGGTTTGCCTTCACTTATCGTGGGAACCTGAGAAAGAGGTTTTGCCTTGAAGTACCTTCATCTTTCCACGTGAAAATTGAGATAATAATCTCTAAAGAAGGAAAATGTACAAAAGATGAGTGTCAAATGACTATATGAAAAAATGCTCTGAAGTCTTAAATTTTAAGTTATCATAGTCATACCTTAAACATTTCTGAATGTTCTATATTTAACTCCCAATTATCTACACATGGGCCATTCACAGTGGAATATCAGACTGAAGTTGGGAGGATGAACTGGTTCTATACAGAGACGGACAGCTGATTATTGTGCCATTTAAAGATCTCTGTTGGTCTTAGAACTCTATAAAGTGTATTGATTTTtatgttaaatattaaatattgattAATAGATGTTTTCTCTCCTCATGTGAAACTATCATTCCTAACAAGCCACAGAATGTATTTTGTTTCTCCAATATTGAGGGAGAGTTTACAAAAAGTCTATCTCTCAGTCCCTTATGAGTCCAGTAGAATAAATTGATCAGCTGTTTGCCTAAATCTATGGCTGTGGGACAGACTTTTTTAAAGTTATGTTAGACTTACTGATAGAGATAGGGACTGAACTCATGACCTTGGCTCCGTTAGTACTATATTTGGACTAAAATTGGAACTAAAATTGATCATTTCCTTCTCACACTTAAAGGCTACTCAGCATCTAAATTAAGGAGCCTATTTTTCATTTAGTCTGGGCTCTGCCCTCCCAAGATTGCTGATTGACCCATCCTAGAATTGCCATTACATGATTCCTGGTAAACTGGGTACAGCCTGTTTCCCATCTTAGTCCTGTCACCTGATATTATTTATACGGCCTCCCTCTCAACTAACGGCTGCCCCTTGCCTTTCTGGAGATACCCCATGACAGAGAGATGGTTAGAGActcaagaaagggagaaaaggaaagaaattaaagCACAGTCCTGTTACCTACTCACCACCATTGGAGGTCCTTCTCAAATACCAGTAGATAGAGCAGGATGAGACTGCCCAAAAGAACAATTCTCCAAGAGTTGTCACGTTTGGAACTAGGACAATCTCATCGTAGACTCTCCTGGCAAGATTTTAAACACCTTCCCAGCTTTGCTCAAACTCCAAAATGCCTGGAAATCTACGATGAAAGAGGATTCTTCTAGGTTAAGTCAAATCTCAATTGCCAAACCATTTGGTCTGTAGCCCTTGGTGAGGATATCCAATTAAATTAGTTAATTTCTTAGGCATACATTTCTTTCACTGACGTTTGACCCACGTACATACATATTCAGTCTCCCCTTAAAATCGTTATAACACATGGGGTATTGAGGTCATTTTAATGCTTTGCATGAAGACACTTAGGTTATTTCAATTTGCAATCTGCTAGTTCAGACATATTTTGCCTGTTGGCAATATTTATCTCTTATCTCCATGAACTGAAATCTAGCTAAGTCAAGTTGTTGCTTTCTTTAAAAAGTGGTGAATGATAATAAGCATGCTACACCCAGTGCTTTAAACTAAATTGGATGACTTCCAGGAGATGTTCTGGGCTCTGTACTTACCCTACCCAGTTTCCTACTCTTTTTCCACTTCCTTAATCTCAGTACTGGAGAGTAATTACAACCTGATGCCTCCAAGGCTCTGTGCATCCCTTGGTCAGCAAAAAGATCTAATGGCAGTCACTCTAACTGCTAAGGCTGGCAAATGGACCAAGGCATTTCAAAAAGGATTTTATTGCAGTTGAAACCAAAAAAGCCTTTTGGTTACCCCTCACTTATCTAG
This region includes:
- the LOC126069564 gene encoding olfactory receptor 13H1-like, translated to MAMDNATAMTEFLLIGISNYPEWRVTFFTLVLITYLSTLLGNGLIIFLVHFDPRLHTPMYFFLSNLSFLDLCYGTVSMPQALVHCFSTHPYLSYLRCLTQMSVSLVLATAECLLLAIMAYDRVVAISNPLRYSVVMNGPVCAWLAAMSWGASLVLTAMLILSLRLRFCEANVINHFVCEILSLLKLACSDTSLNELMILITGIFTLLLPFGFVLLSYIQIAAAVLKIRTAQGRFKAFSTCGSHLTVVTIFYGAAISMYMKPQSKSSPDQDKFISVFYGALTPMLNPLIYSLRNKDVKGAIKKVMAKRAQTTFASKLLKYHSAMSSSR